The Synergistaceae bacterium genome has a window encoding:
- a CDS encoding aldehyde:ferredoxin oxidoreductase yields the protein MEQMKLLKEWKYTPEKIKRGYTRRFVSVDLGRKDGSFSFETGPISEEMVEKFTGGRGFGLRLLWDKVTPDSKWDAPENAIVISGGPLSGTTQYPGMGKFYAVFLSPLTDQTYNSNAGGYYGPLLKASGFDAISVSGKAERDVVIYIDGDEGVARIYEWSPENRNSYYVTDALHDYFADDEDDKRSVSVVSAGEAAEHSYWGALNVSFYDPRRALPRLKQAGRGGGGTVLRDKKILALVVKKRGFSGTENDPADLATLQRTGVKLHREIRQNDDVQCLMRKVGTAHLNLVMNDYDLLPVNNFKFGRNKDIHNIDPDAYMKLFTQGYADGCWYGCSMACAKAVDGFELTTGPDKGKKVTVDGPEYETAASLGANVGIFDPFWTIESNYYADHYAIDTISLGTGLAFVCECYELGLINKEHTNGLELNFGAKAELMELIHRMVDGKDEFAAAVGKGIRKMKQIFSDRYGADRAVMERIGMEGQGLEVSQYRCQESVAQWGGYFLTLKGPQHDEAWVIFMDMVNNQLPTFEDKAEALFYFPNFRLWFSLTGVCKLPWNDVEPPDNKIRYKGIEAAKVPEHVQNYLDVYTAVTGKPLTRDEMILQSERVYNYERVFNLRMGKGTRANHNIPDRALGPVFEDEWNARPDYFDGRLREAGIAPEGLPVEEKISKLLEFRRGEWEKLVDAVYKRRGWNSNGVPTVETLERLGMDFPEVLEVVRPYQ from the coding sequence AAGTACACCCCTGAGAAGATAAAAAGAGGTTACACCCGTCGGTTTGTCTCGGTCGACCTCGGCAGGAAGGACGGCTCGTTCTCGTTCGAGACCGGCCCCATATCCGAGGAAATGGTCGAGAAGTTCACAGGCGGAAGGGGCTTCGGCCTGCGCCTCCTGTGGGACAAGGTGACCCCGGATAGCAAGTGGGACGCCCCGGAGAACGCGATAGTAATCTCCGGCGGCCCCCTGTCGGGCACGACCCAGTATCCCGGCATGGGCAAGTTCTACGCGGTCTTCCTGTCGCCGTTGACGGATCAGACCTACAACAGCAACGCCGGAGGCTATTACGGCCCCCTGCTCAAGGCGTCAGGGTTCGACGCCATCTCCGTCTCTGGAAAGGCCGAACGGGACGTCGTCATCTATATCGATGGCGATGAGGGAGTAGCTCGGATCTACGAATGGTCGCCGGAGAACCGCAACTCCTACTACGTGACCGATGCCCTGCACGACTACTTCGCCGACGACGAGGACGACAAGAGGAGCGTCTCCGTGGTATCCGCCGGCGAGGCCGCCGAGCACAGCTATTGGGGCGCCCTCAACGTCAGTTTCTACGACCCCAGGAGGGCCCTGCCTCGCCTGAAACAGGCGGGACGCGGCGGCGGCGGCACCGTCCTGCGGGACAAGAAGATCCTGGCCCTGGTGGTGAAAAAGCGCGGCTTCTCCGGTACGGAGAACGACCCGGCGGATCTGGCGACGCTTCAGAGGACCGGGGTCAAGCTGCACCGCGAGATCAGGCAGAACGACGACGTTCAGTGCCTGATGAGGAAGGTCGGCACCGCCCACCTGAACCTGGTCATGAATGATTACGACCTGCTGCCGGTGAACAACTTCAAGTTCGGCCGCAACAAGGACATCCACAATATCGACCCGGACGCGTACATGAAGCTCTTCACCCAGGGCTATGCGGACGGCTGCTGGTACGGTTGCTCCATGGCCTGCGCGAAGGCGGTCGACGGCTTCGAGCTCACGACCGGCCCGGACAAGGGCAAGAAGGTCACAGTGGACGGGCCCGAGTACGAGACTGCCGCCAGCCTGGGGGCCAATGTCGGCATCTTCGACCCGTTCTGGACGATAGAGTCCAACTACTACGCAGATCACTACGCAATTGACACTATATCGCTCGGGACGGGGCTTGCCTTCGTCTGCGAGTGCTACGAGCTCGGCCTGATAAACAAGGAGCACACCAACGGCCTCGAGCTGAACTTCGGCGCCAAGGCGGAACTGATGGAGCTCATCCACCGAATGGTGGACGGAAAGGACGAGTTCGCCGCGGCGGTAGGCAAGGGCATCAGGAAGATGAAGCAGATATTCTCCGATAGGTACGGCGCGGACCGCGCGGTCATGGAGAGGATCGGAATGGAGGGGCAGGGGCTGGAGGTCTCGCAGTACAGGTGCCAGGAGTCGGTCGCCCAGTGGGGCGGCTACTTCCTCACCCTCAAGGGGCCGCAGCACGACGAGGCTTGGGTCATATTCATGGACATGGTGAACAATCAGCTGCCCACCTTCGAGGACAAGGCCGAGGCCCTTTTCTACTTCCCGAACTTCCGTCTGTGGTTCTCCCTGACCGGTGTCTGCAAGCTGCCGTGGAACGACGTCGAGCCGCCCGACAACAAGATCCGCTACAAGGGCATAGAGGCGGCCAAGGTGCCGGAGCACGTCCAGAACTATCTTGATGTCTACACCGCCGTCACCGGCAAGCCGCTGACCAGGGACGAGATGATCCTCCAGTCGGAGAGGGTCTACAACTACGAGCGAGTCTTCAACCTGCGCATGGGCAAGGGAACAAGGGCGAACCACAACATACCCGACCGGGCCCTCGGGCCGGTCTTCGAGGACGAGTGGAACGCCAGGCCCGACTACTTCGACGGGAGGCTGCGCGAGGCAGGAATCGCCCCGGAAGGGCTCCCGGTGGAGGAGAAGATCTCGAAACTCCTGGAGTTCAGGAGGGGCGAGTGGGAGAAGCTGGTGGACGCGGTCTACAAGCGCCGCGGTTGGAACTCCAACGGGGTGCCGACCGTGGAGACATTGGAGCGCCTTGGAATGGACTTCCCCGAGGTGCTGGAAGTGGTGCGTCCCTATCAGTAG
- the thiS gene encoding sulfur carrier protein ThiS — protein MIKVNGREMEWRSGMTIQDVLDDCGYSFRMIAVWVDGVPFRREQFSVAPVHDGAEVQALHMISGG, from the coding sequence ATGATAAAGGTCAACGGCAGAGAGATGGAGTGGCGCAGCGGCATGACCATACAGGACGTTCTGGACGACTGCGGATATTCCTTTCGCATGATAGCCGTGTGGGTTGACGGGGTGCCGTTCCGAAGGGAGCAGTTCTCCGTCGCCCCGGTTCACGACGGCGCGGAGGTACAGGCGTTGCACATGATAAGCGGCGGATAG
- a CDS encoding glycyl-radical enzyme activating protein: MNFGGDPTGCIFDVKRYSIHDGPGIRTTFFFKGCPLSCWWCHNPEGISPLPASSYHPNRCIGCGRCVRECEQGARSFGPDGIVLDTTKCVDSRRCEQVCPTKAIEFVGTEVTVEEILLMSRRDIPFYDESGGGVTFSGGEPFLQAEFLIRCLEALYEEEIHTAVDTSGHCRSEDLLAAAEVTDIFLFDLKMIDRERHNLYTGVYNDRILENLRLLDGKLNDRGRGKINIRIPLVPGVNDSDRDIEAMIDCVLELKSLSGVNILPYHSIASGKYKNLRMEYRMGDVKPPSDESVHRVLSMFRQRGIDATKGG, translated from the coding sequence ATGAACTTTGGAGGCGACCCGACAGGGTGCATATTCGACGTAAAGCGCTACTCGATCCACGATGGACCGGGGATAAGGACGACCTTCTTCTTCAAGGGGTGTCCCCTCTCCTGCTGGTGGTGTCACAACCCCGAGGGTATCTCCCCGCTCCCCGCGTCCTCCTACCACCCGAACAGGTGCATCGGATGCGGCAGGTGCGTCAGGGAGTGCGAGCAGGGCGCCCGCAGCTTCGGGCCGGATGGCATAGTCCTCGACACCACGAAGTGCGTGGACAGCAGAAGGTGCGAGCAGGTATGTCCGACTAAGGCGATCGAGTTCGTCGGGACCGAGGTGACGGTGGAAGAGATCCTGCTCATGTCGAGGAGGGACATCCCCTTCTATGACGAGTCGGGGGGCGGGGTGACCTTCTCGGGCGGGGAGCCCTTTTTGCAGGCGGAGTTTCTGATCAGGTGCCTGGAGGCGCTGTACGAGGAGGAGATTCACACGGCCGTCGACACTTCCGGCCACTGCCGGTCGGAGGACCTGCTGGCAGCCGCGGAGGTGACGGATATCTTCCTCTTCGACCTGAAGATGATTGACCGGGAGCGGCATAATCTCTATACTGGCGTCTACAACGACAGGATACTGGAGAATCTGCGGCTTCTCGACGGTAAACTCAATGACCGGGGAAGAGGGAAGATCAACATCCGGATTCCACTCGTTCCAGGGGTGAACGACTCGGATCGCGATATAGAGGCCATGATAGACTGCGTGCTCGAGCTGAAGAGCCTCTCGGGGGTCAACATCCTCCCGTATCACTCGATAGCTTCGGGCAAGTACAAGAACTTGAGAATGGAGTACAGGATGGGCGACGTGAAGCCGCCGTCCGACGAATCGGTCCACAGGGTCCTGTCCATGTTTAGGCAGCGTGGAATCGACGCGACGAAGGGAGGATGA